Within the Flavobacterium sp. N502536 genome, the region GTGTATCCTATCTCTTAGTAAGGTTATAGAAACAAGGTTCGTTCTGTAGCTATATTACTGCTACTCTTGCAACAGACTATGCCTTAGAACTGCTCATTTGTCTGCGAAACGGACGGTTAAAGGAGTTTACTGTTTTTGTAAACAGACATGATCATGAGAACAATGACCAGGAAGAAAAAAACTTAACAATGGCCACACATAGAAACAGCACTTTTTGAGCTGAAAAACAGCTGCAGTATGCTACCTCTGCCCCACAGATGCTATAAACCCTATGTGTTAACTAAATATACTTTTAAACTACTCCTAAACGGAGTTTACAGTAATTTACGCAACAAAATTTTATTGATTTTTAAGTTCCTTAATAATAGAATCAATTAGTGCGATATTTTCTTTATAAACAGTATCGCATTGGAGCCCGGCTTGTCTTGCTAAATCAAACATCACTTTTGACCGGCGGGTTAAAAACATTTCTTTTTTATCCTTTGCAGTTGTTGCATAATCATTTAGTATTCTGATTTGATTATTGTACCTGTTTTCAACTTCAATAGTCAATGGTACTCTTTGTTCATAAAATCGAAGGATTAACTTTTTTATCTCTCTGTTTTTTATAAAACCAATTTTGCCACTCGATTTAAATCCTTCATAGTTCCCACTATCAAACTGATGTGTTAAAAAATTAAGTACAAAAACAACATCATCTCCACTTTTATCTATACTGTCAATGAGTTTTTGATCTATTTTTAGTAATTCAACAAACATTTCTGTTGCTGTACTTACATTAGCAATATGTTTCACCTGACTGTTTCTTTCTTCCTTTAAGTCTTCTTTAAGATCCGTTAAAAACTCCTCTACTTCATTTTGATGGTGTCTGTTTTCACTCCAGCTATGCAACGAAATTGAGAGCATTACCGCAAAAACAATTATGATAACTTCCGAAACAAAGTGTTTTATTTTCTCTACAAAGTTCTTTCCCTGATACATTTCAGCGGCTGCTACTTTATTCAAATGTTTTCTTAATTCCTCTTCCATAGTTATTACTATTAATTATTGCAAAAAATAAAAAATCTCTTTTGGTGAAATAATCAAAACGATTGTAAATTTTATTCAGTAGTACTCACAATTAAAAATTCGCTTCTTCGATTAATAGCATGTTCTTGTTCGGTACAAGGAACCCCGTCTACACATTTATTTAAAATCATCATTTCTCCGTAGCCCTTTCCTGTTAATCTTGCCACATCAACTCCTCCTGTCTTTACCAACCAGTCAATTGTTGCTTTGGCTCTCAGATTTGAAAGCTTCAAATTATAAGCATTACTATTACGGCTGTCGGTATGTGCCCTGACATCTATTTTAAGATTAGGTCTTAATTTCATTAGCTCCGCTATTTTGGCAAGCTCTACCAACGCATCTTCCCTAATTACCGATTTGTCCAGATCAAAATAAATGTCACGAAAATTAAACAGTTTAGCCAAATCAACACCTACTTCTAATTTTCGCACTTTCTCCTGCATCGAAAATTCCTGTGGTTTCTTGTCACTATCAAAATTGGTAAAAAAGCTTTTCTCAATCGTTTCATAATTTTCTCTTTCTGCTTTGATGTAATATTTTTTGCCTGCAGTAAGATTTTCAAATTTGTATGTCCCCAAAGGACTTGAAGGGACCTTAACCAAAAGGTTCATTTTTTCATCATACAATGAAACCTCGGCATCTGAAATAGGAAGATTGGTTTCTGTATCAATTAGGTTTACAAGAATTTCTTTACTATAATCGGTATCTAAAGGCCGATCTTCCGTGAATTTATAAATATCATCAAAACCCAGTCCCATGTTCCGGTTAGAAGAAAAAAATCCGGTTTTGGTTTTAGAATTGATATAGTAACAAAAATCATCAAAAGGGCTATTTATGGGTTCTCCGAGGTTGGTTACTTTGGATATGGAGCCGTCCGGATTAATTTTGGCAACAAAAACATCCAAACCTCCCAACCCTAATTGCCCGCTTGAAGCAAAATACAGTTCATTGTTTTCTGATACAAACGGAAAAGTCTCACGACCTTCTGTATTCACAGTTACTCCTAAATTTTCTGGTTTCCCATAGTTCCCATCATCGAAAATTTCTACTTT harbors:
- a CDS encoding DUF6090 family protein; its protein translation is MEEELRKHLNKVAAAEMYQGKNFVEKIKHFVSEVIIIVFAVMLSISLHSWSENRHHQNEVEEFLTDLKEDLKEERNSQVKHIANVSTATEMFVELLKIDQKLIDSIDKSGDDVVFVLNFLTHQFDSGNYEGFKSSGKIGFIKNREIKKLILRFYEQRVPLTIEVENRYNNQIRILNDYATTAKDKKEMFLTRRSKVMFDLARQAGLQCDTVYKENIALIDSIIKELKNQ
- a CDS encoding OmpA family protein, translated to MKRKIYALVVLFLVTTFFAFSQENKIKKGNKKYDDLAYIDAIEIYKRVAEKGYKSKELFQKLGNSYYFNGQLLEANKWYAELFKMKKENDDNFVNPEYYYRYSQTLKSEENYEKAKEYLNFFAQHSENEIRAKLYVSNKDYLEEIKMNSGRCTLQHTGINTSYSEYGAAIYKTNLVFASSRLNFKGANKVNKWDNQPYSSLLISKMDKNGTLGEPHLFSEKLNSKFSESTPVFTKDGKTVYFTRNNYLNGKLSTNSEGVALLKIYKATYKNGDWYNITELPFNSNEYSVAHPALSPDEKTLYFVSNMPGTVGQSDLFKVEIFDDGNYGKPENLGVTVNTEGRETFPFVSENNELYFASSGQLGLGGLDVFVAKINPDGSISKVTNLGEPINSPFDDFCYYINSKTKTGFFSSNRNMGLGFDDIYKFTEDRPLDTDYSKEILVNLIDTETNLPISDAEVSLYDEKMNLLVKVPSSPLGTYKFENLTAGKKYYIKAERENYETIEKSFFTNFDSDKKPQEFSMQEKVRKLEVGVDLAKLFNFRDIYFDLDKSVIREDALVELAKIAELMKLRPNLKIDVRAHTDSRNSNAYNLKLSNLRAKATIDWLVKTGGVDVARLTGKGYGEMMILNKCVDGVPCTEQEHAINRRSEFLIVSTTE